A portion of the Macaca mulatta isolate MMU2019108-1 chromosome 2, T2T-MMU8v2.0, whole genome shotgun sequence genome contains these proteins:
- the GP9 gene encoding platelet glycoprotein IX precursor, whose translation MPAWEALFLLWATAEATKDCPIPCTCRALETMGLWVDCRGRGLTALPTLPARTRHLLLANNSLQSVPPGAFDHLPQLQTLDVTQNPWHCDCSLTYLRLWLEDRTPEALLQVRCASPSLAAHGPLGQLTGYQLGSCGWQLQASWVRSGVLWDVALVAVAALGLALLAGLLCATTEALD comes from the coding sequence ATGCCTGCCTGGGAAGCCCTGTTCCTGCTCTGGGCCACAGCAGAGGCCACCAAGGACTGCCCTATCCCATGCACCTGCCGCGCCCTGGAAACCATGGGGCTGTGGGTGGACTGCAGGGGCCGCGGGCTCACGGCCCTGCCTACCCTGCCAGCCCGCACCCGCCACCTCCTGCTGGCCAACAACAGCCTTCAGTCCGTGCCCCCGGGAGCCTTCGACCACCTGCCCCAGCTGCAGACCCTCGATGTGACGCAGAACCCGTGGCACTGTGACTGCAGCCTCACCTATCTGCGCCTCTGGCTGGAGGACCGCACACCCGAGGCCCTGCTGCAGGTCCGCTGCGCCAGCCCCAGCCTCGCTGCCCATGGCCCGCTGGGCCAGCTGACAGGCTACCAGCTGGGCAGCTGCGGCTGGCAGCTGCAGGCGTCCTGGGTGCGCTCAGGGGTCTTGTGGGATGTGGCACTGGTCGCCGTGGCTGCGCTGGGCCTGGCTCTTCTGGCTGGCCTGCTGTGTGCCACCACTGAGGCCCTGGATTGA